Below is a window of Desmonostoc muscorum LEGE 12446 DNA.
CTACAAAGTATCTTTGGGTAAATACTGATGGCTATGCCAAAATTTAATAACAATCAATTAATAGCGCAATTTCAAGATTTTAGACAAAAAATTTACAACTGTTTTTCTTCATGTAGCGACGCCTGTATGGATTTGTTGGATGCGCTTGCGGGTAATACGGGAGCCAATTCAATTGCGGAGTTATCTTTAAGTCCTTTGTTTCCCAGAAGCTATAATTCTATTTATAAAGCAATTCAAAAATCATTTAATACAAATATTCAGGAGAAGAACAATGAAGAAGAAGAACAAGAAGAACAAGAAAAACCCAATAACTTAATTAGGGTGGTATCTGAGTTAATTAAGCAACCACAACAACGCCCTTTTTACTTATTCGCTCTTGATACAACACCGCATCCGCGTCCTTACGCGAGGACTTTAGCTGAACGTGGGTATATTTACCAGCCAAATACTATCAAGGGTAACAAACCGATTAATATTGGTCATTCTTATTCGATACTTTCTATCTTACCAGAGAAAGAAACTGGGAATGCCGCCCCTTGGTCAATACCAATATCAGGAGAAAGGGTATCACTTGATAAAACTGGTGTTGATGTGGGTAGTGAACAAATTTCCTCAGTAATGTCTGATTCATCACTGCCCTGGCAGGAAAAATTGTGCGTCTTAGTAGCAGATAGCGCCTATAGTCAGCGTTCATTTCTGTTTGACCAATCCAAACACAAAAATGTGGTAGTGATAGCCAGAGTTCGTAGTAATCGAATTTTCTACCAATCTCCACCCGTTGATGAGTCAAAGAAAAAACGTGGTTGTCCAAAAAAATACGGTGAACGGTTTAATTTAGCTGATGTTGAAACTTGGCACTCTCCCGACGAGACAACACAAATTCAGCAGACAACCTGTAAGGGTCGTCTTTTAAACATCACCATACTCGCTTGGCATCAAATGTTGATGAGGGGAACCAAGCACCAAAAAATGTATTGTCATCCTTTTACTCTGCTCAGAATTCATGTGACTGATGATACTAATCAATCTCTCTGGAAACCAATGTGGTTAATTGTCATAGGTGAGCAACGTGGAGAAATCTCACCTACGGTTGCAAACCATTGCTATAGACAAAGGTTTGATATTGAACACATGCTGCGATTTAGCAAGCAGCGTTTGTTGATGACGCAGTTTCAAACTCCAGATGTTTTGCATGAGGAAAATTGGATACATTTAGTAATCCTAGCTTACGTACAGTTGTGGGCGGCAAGGGAGTTAGCAACACACTTACCCAGGCCATGGGAGCGTTATTTAGAACAAAACAATGATAAAATTGCCACTCCAAGTGTAGTGCAACGCGATTTTCAGAGAATTATTTCAGAGATTGGTACACCCGCTCGTTCTCCCAAAACCAGAGGAAATTCCATCGGTCGAGTTCAAGGTCAAGTTCAAACACAACGAACTAAGCATCCTGTTGTCAAGAAGAAGTCAAAATCAACACTCGCTAAAGTCAAAGCCGCATAAATTTTCTTAGGCTTTAGGCGTTTAACTCAGTCTGACTCAGTTTGTAAAATAACTGGGGTAATTTCTGATGACTAGTTTTTTGTTCGCGAGTGTGACTCGCGAACAAACTTCTTTTTGTCCAAAGTCCAATAAAATCCAAAATCCAAAATCGGTTGACTTCATTCACTCTACCTAATGGAGTGGAGATATCTCAATGACGATTTTGTTATTTTACACATACATAGTTTTTGGTCATTTCTACAACTGTTTTGTCATAAAAATCATTTCCTGCTTTCTTTGATAGCCATGTTTCTTGTAAAAAGCCTCTGCTTGTCCATCGTTATTGGTCAACAAATAAACTCTGTTAACTTCTATTGCAGTTAGAGTATCCACTAATTTATTGAGTAGCTTTGTCCCAATTCCTTGACGCTGCTTATGAGGTCGGACACAGATTTCTTCTAGATAAAAGTTTTTACCTTTTTGCCCTTGCTTACAATAACCTGCTAGGAATCCGAGCAGTTCATCTTGTTTGAATACAAATCCGACAAAACCGGGTGTATTAATAATTTCAAATAACCTGGTTTTTGCAGTATTAAAAGTCCATTGCTCGTTCCAAGGTTCACTATTAAACACTTGAACATATAAATGGGCGCACTGATCTAAATATTCAGTACTCAAGGTTTGAATTTCTTCTGACATCAAAAAATTAGAGTTCAGTTAGTAATGAATCAGAATTACTAGTTCAAATGGTAATCTAGAACGCACAGATTTTATTAATCAAACTAAACCTGAACGCAATGCAACTACCGCTGCTTGCACGCGATCGTCTACTGCTAATTTATTCATAATCCCTCGGACGTGAGTTTTGACAGTGTTGGGACTGAGATAGAGTTTTTGTGCAATCTCTGGATTACTCAACCCGTCTACCATGAGTTTCAATACTTCTAATTCACGTCCAGATAAGTTGGCGGTGTTGTTGGTGGGTGAGGGGGGTTTGAGATGATCAATTACTCGTCGGGCAATTTGCGGATCGAGGTAAGCTGCACCATCCACTGCGGCAGCGATCGCATTTAACAATCGTTCCACACTTGCACCCTTGATGCAATATGCATCAGCACCGCTAGACAGTGCAGCAATAATTTCTGTCTCCGTTTGATGGGATGTCAGCATCACCACATGAGTTGCTGGTAAAGCTGCCTTAATTTGCTGTGTCGCCGCAATACCATCTAATCGCGGCAACCCAATATCCATAACCACCACATCTGGTTTTAGTCGCAGTGCAGCTTGCACGCCCAGATAGCCATCTTCGGCTTGTCCAACAATCTCCAAATCGGGATGAGCCATTAACGATTGCTCTAGCCCAAGTTGCATCATTGGATCGTCTTCGACAATTAATACTTTTAACATAAGTTGGGCATTGGGCACTTGTACTGAGCGGAGCCGAAGTATGGGGCATTGGGCATTAGGAATTGGGAATTGGGCATTGGTTATTAATTCTTATCCCTCATCTCCCCCAGTCCCCAGTCCCCAGTCCCAAATTTTTCTAGTCTTCCACGCGATAGCCTAACTCGGCTAAACTCACCCGTGATTGTCGCCATTTTGGCTGGACTTTCACAAACAGTTCTAGGTAAACTTTGCCAGCGATTAATTTTTGGATTTGTTCGCGGGCTTCGCTACCAATTGATTTGAGCATCGATCCACCCTTACCAATGAGTATGCCTTTTTGGGAATCGCGCTCGACGTTGATGGTAGCGAGTACACGGGTAATGTTAGGACTTTCTTCTACTTGGTCTATGGCGATCGCTACTGAATGGGGTACTTCCTCACGAGTCAAAAGTATAATTTGTTCTCGGATCAATTCTCCCATAATAAAGCGTTCTGGCTGGTCGGTTACCAAGTCGGGCGGATAATATAACGGCCCAATTTCTAAATGTTCAATTAATAATTGTTGGAGTTGTGGTAATCCTGCACTGGTTTTGGCAGAGAATTTCACGATTTCCCATTCATGGGACTTGGCCATCTGGGCGTAACTATCATCTAGAAACTGGGAATCAGCGGGTTGTTGGTCGATTTTGTTCAAACCCAGAATTACTGGTGTTTTGGTGCGACTGAGCAAATCGGCAATAAAGCGATCGCCTGCTCCACAAGCCACTGCTCCATCTACCACAAATAGCACTACATCTACCGATTCAATGGCTATTTTGGCATTTTGCACCAATACTTCCCCTAATTGATGGTGGGGTTTATGAATTCCTGGGGTATCTACAAATATTAACTGCGCCTCTGGTGTAGTTAAAATGCCGCGCAAACGGTTACGCGTAGTTTGCGCTACTGGTGAGGTGATGGCAATTTTTTGTCCTACTAATTCATTCATCAAGGTAGATTTACCGACATTCGGACGACCAATAATGCCGATAAAACCTGATTTAAAGCCAGGAGGAGCCTGAGGGATTGTTACTTCTCCTGAAAAAGAGAAGGTGTAATTATCAATACTAGTCACCTTTTGCTCCACCTTCATATTTTAGAGTTGGAATAACTTGGTTTTTTCTTGAGCTGAAAATAAACATAGAATCACCCTAGCATTTTCGGGGATTGCTTTTTTGAGGTTTAATCTACTACTAGCTCCACACTCACATTTTACAGCTGGGGTAACTTAGTTGTCAGAATTGAGGACTCAATGCCAATGGTTTAACAGTTCCAATGGTTGCTGCTCACTTAGATATTCATGAGCATACAGTTCGAGCTACACTACGTCGATGGGAAAACCTCGGGTTAAGTCGATTGTGGGAAGCCCCTTAAGGATATAAATGTAGTTGAACAAGCAAATTTCATCTAAATGAGGTACACAAGGGCGGTCACAATCCCCACCCTACAAGGTTTATCATCTTAAGATGTGTACTTCATTTACTTGCAAAGTGCTATATACATAAATTCACCCGTAGACTTATACGGGTGAAAATGCGATCGATCACTTGTTGTCTTCCAATAAAAGTAAAAGCACCTTAGACTAACAAAGTTTCACAGTTTAGTTAGAAGTGCGAGTTTGACGGCGACGACGCAATCCAAACATACTAACTGCTCCCAGCGCAAACATTGACAGAGTAACAGATGGTTCAGGAACGCTAGTACCAATCAAGTCTCTAACATTTGCCTCACCGATATCAAGAACGACGATAACATCATTAAAGTCACGGTCAGAACTTTCGTTCCACTTACCAGTTGCAGAATCTATCCCTGAAGCGTGTAAACCACCGTATAAATCCTCGAATGCCAGTAAGATGTAGTTGTTGTAGGCATAAGCAACTGCGTGCTGTAGTCCGTCGGCATTAGAGGCAGTGTCCGTACCAAAGATATTAGCAGAGTCACCACGGTTGAGACCATCAGCTCTCAACCAGAAGTCGAGTTGAGTACCTGCGGTAATATTACCAAGATTTACCCCATCACCCAGTTTGAGTGCATTACCGCCCCAAGCACCAATACACCCATTTCCTTCACAAGAAATATCATTAAAAACCAGCCCAGACTTATTAGTAGTTCCTGCGGCATCGAAAGCTAACTGGTTTCTATAACCAGCACCCTCATTAATAAAGTAAACAGAAACATTGTGGTCGTATTTGAGGTTTAATTTAGTCGGGTCTAATTTAAATTGCCCGCTGTTTGGAAGTTCAACGCTTTCTGCTTGAACAAATTGTTGGAAAGGAGCGTCATCAAAACCAGTTTGAGATTTATTAAGTACCGTGGGTTGAGTCCAAGAATTATTCCAAGTAAAACCAGAAGCAGATGCAGTTTCTACTTTGGATACTAATCCGGTCAAGGTAGCTGTAGCGGCAATGAAAGCAGTGAATAAAGTACGTTTCATATGAGAGTCATTAAGTAGGGAAAACATTTGGATAATGCTCTTTTGAGCAGCTATCTCTCTTCTGTTGTCTCTTACTTCTAACAGCTATGATTCTCCAAAGTCAATCTTATTTTTGCCTTTTATTGGTATATTAAAATAGCTCTTCATTTAAAGTATTATTACTGAATAAAGCCTATTTTTGATCCGGTAATACACTGTTATTACCACTGGGAGTTTAAACTGAGATATGATAAAAATTTGATGAAAAATTTATATTTTTTATGAAAAGAAGATGTGCAATTTCTAGAGTTAAAGGTTAAAACCTCAATCTCTAGGGATTTTCATTGGAACGAGGTAAGTATGTAAGGTAGCGGTGTCATAGGTGTCAACTTCAGCCTTGGCGAACGAAATTGGCGGCTATACATACAAAGTTGATCTCCGTACTTACGTTGAGAAACTTAATCGTCTATCAAATCAATGAAATCTCGGTAAATAAACCAGAATCCAGAATTCAGAATTAGGAAGTAAAACAGGGTTTTCCCAGGTTGAGCAAGTGGCGTTAGGGAGTGGCGAATAGATAATCAGCTTTTTTGAGTTGAGGTCGAGTTTTTTCAAGTCAACTTAAGCCTGGGCGAATGGAATTCACGGCTACACAGGCAAAGTCCGCCTACCTTGTCCTAACAGAAAATTAAGGGTTTTGTTTGTGTAGACGCAGTTTCTAACCGCCTGTTTCGCGTTAAGGGATTTCCAAGAAATAAATTACTACTATTTGTGGGGTGGGCATCTTGCCCGCCCATGATTACGGGCGGGCAAGATCCCCACCCCACAAGAAATAGCTGGATATTTTTTTATTTGGAAGTCCCTAAGTTGACACCAATGAGCATTGCTGTGCCCCTACAGCGCAGGTCTATGTACCATCAAAGAATGATTAATAAAAG
It encodes the following:
- the era gene encoding GTPase Era; the encoded protein is MKVEQKVTSIDNYTFSFSGEVTIPQAPPGFKSGFIGIIGRPNVGKSTLMNELVGQKIAITSPVAQTTRNRLRGILTTPEAQLIFVDTPGIHKPHHQLGEVLVQNAKIAIESVDVVLFVVDGAVACGAGDRFIADLLSRTKTPVILGLNKIDQQPADSQFLDDSYAQMAKSHEWEIVKFSAKTSAGLPQLQQLLIEHLEIGPLYYPPDLVTDQPERFIMGELIREQIILLTREEVPHSVAIAIDQVEESPNITRVLATINVERDSQKGILIGKGGSMLKSIGSEAREQIQKLIAGKVYLELFVKVQPKWRQSRVSLAELGYRVED
- a CDS encoding DUF4114 domain-containing protein: MKRTLFTAFIAATATLTGLVSKVETASASGFTWNNSWTQPTVLNKSQTGFDDAPFQQFVQAESVELPNSGQFKLDPTKLNLKYDHNVSVYFINEGAGYRNQLAFDAAGTTNKSGLVFNDISCEGNGCIGAWGGNALKLGDGVNLGNITAGTQLDFWLRADGLNRGDSANIFGTDTASNADGLQHAVAYAYNNYILLAFEDLYGGLHASGIDSATGKWNESSDRDFNDVIVVLDIGEANVRDLIGTSVPEPSVTLSMFALGAVSMFGLRRRRQTRTSN
- a CDS encoding NF041680 family putative transposase — protein: MAMPKFNNNQLIAQFQDFRQKIYNCFSSCSDACMDLLDALAGNTGANSIAELSLSPLFPRSYNSIYKAIQKSFNTNIQEKNNEEEEQEEQEKPNNLIRVVSELIKQPQQRPFYLFALDTTPHPRPYARTLAERGYIYQPNTIKGNKPINIGHSYSILSILPEKETGNAAPWSIPISGERVSLDKTGVDVGSEQISSVMSDSSLPWQEKLCVLVADSAYSQRSFLFDQSKHKNVVVIARVRSNRIFYQSPPVDESKKKRGCPKKYGERFNLADVETWHSPDETTQIQQTTCKGRLLNITILAWHQMLMRGTKHQKMYCHPFTLLRIHVTDDTNQSLWKPMWLIVIGEQRGEISPTVANHCYRQRFDIEHMLRFSKQRLLMTQFQTPDVLHEENWIHLVILAYVQLWAARELATHLPRPWERYLEQNNDKIATPSVVQRDFQRIISEIGTPARSPKTRGNSIGRVQGQVQTQRTKHPVVKKKSKSTLAKVKAA
- a CDS encoding response regulator transcription factor, translating into MLKVLIVEDDPMMQLGLEQSLMAHPDLEIVGQAEDGYLGVQAALRLKPDVVVMDIGLPRLDGIAATQQIKAALPATHVVMLTSHQTETEIIAALSSGADAYCIKGASVERLLNAIAAAVDGAAYLDPQIARRVIDHLKPPSPTNNTANLSGRELEVLKLMVDGLSNPEIAQKLYLSPNTVKTHVRGIMNKLAVDDRVQAAVVALRSGLV
- a CDS encoding GNAT family N-acetyltransferase → MSEEIQTLSTEYLDQCAHLYVQVFNSEPWNEQWTFNTAKTRLFEIINTPGFVGFVFKQDELLGFLAGYCKQGQKGKNFYLEEICVRPHKQRQGIGTKLLNKLVDTLTAIEVNRVYLLTNNDGQAEAFYKKHGYQRKQEMIFMTKQL